A genomic segment from Nicotiana tabacum cultivar K326 chromosome 9, ASM71507v2, whole genome shotgun sequence encodes:
- the LOC142163855 gene encoding uncharacterized protein LOC142163855 gives MDAAISNINGKIWLFLDSVLQWDLLIDMEQQLTIRVYHQDIGKYIMITFVYAKRSSLDILELWDSLYYLASDMELPWLVGGDFNVLLNEEEKIGGLPVYPPEYEDFAFCVNSCELFDTGYKGSPFTWWNGRPNAECIFKILDKIVVNSPFQSIFPTTEAKHLTRTGSDNAPLFMTCGDNATTFTKPFKFLNFWTKHASFMEVVRQNWQADFTGDPFLMFKQKLKRVKIALSKWSRFTYGGIIKQLALREDVVRIKEMLFEE, from the coding sequence ATGGATGCTGCCATTTCAAATATCAATGGCAAGATATGGCTTTTTCTGGATTCAGTTCTGCAGTGGGACTTGTTAATTGACATGGAACAACAACTTACTATCAGAGTCTATCATCAAGATATTGGTAAATATATCATGATTACTTTCGTATATGCAAAGCGCTCATCACTGGACATATTAGAATTATGGGACAGTTTATACTACCTTGCAAGCGACATGGAACTACCATGGCTAGTTGGAGGGGATTTTAATGTGCTTTTGAATGAAGAAGAGAAAATTGGAGGGCTTCCAGTCTATCCCCCAGaatatgaagactttgctttctGTGTAAATTCATGTGAACTCTTTGACACTGGTTACAAAGGAAGTCCCttcacatggtggaatgggaggCCAAATGCAGAATGCATATTTAAAATACTGGACAAAATCGTTGTCAATTCCCCATTCCAATCTATATTCCCAACTACAGAGGCCAAACATCTAACTAGAACAGGCTCGGATAATGCACCACTCTTTATGACCTGTGGTGACAATGCTACCACATTTACTAAACCATTCAAGTTTCTGAATTTCTGGACAAAACATGCCTCTTTTATGGAGGTGGTTCGACAGAATTGGCAGGCTGACTTCACAGGTGACCCCTTCTTGATGTTCAAACAGAAATTAAAAAGAGTTAAGATTGCTCTTTCAAAATGGAGTAGGTTCACCTATGGGGGCATCATCAAGCAACTAGCTTTAAGGGAAGATGTGGTCAGAATAAAGGAAATGCTTTTTGAAGAATAA